The following proteins are encoded in a genomic region of Deltaproteobacteria bacterium:
- a CDS encoding acetate--CoA ligase family protein, with protein sequence MEIIDQAVREGRKTLSEYESKQLLARYGIPVTRERLVVNEEELQEALEEIGFPLVLKACSPGISHKTEKGLVQIDIRNKTEALETFDRIRSAVEDTEVPVLVQEMIRGERELAMGMTRDPQFGPCVMFGLGGIFTEILKDTSFRVAPLERRDAMEMMEEIRAHRILGAVRGMEAADREILADALIALGKIGLENDEVKEIDVNPIILAGRQPVAVDALVVL encoded by the coding sequence ATGGAAATCATTGATCAGGCGGTAAGAGAAGGCAGAAAGACCCTCTCTGAGTATGAGTCCAAGCAGTTACTCGCCCGTTATGGAATCCCGGTCACTAGGGAAAGGCTCGTGGTGAATGAGGAAGAGTTGCAGGAAGCACTGGAAGAAATCGGGTTTCCACTGGTCCTCAAGGCCTGCTCCCCCGGGATCTCCCATAAGACCGAAAAGGGGCTGGTTCAGATTGACATCAGGAATAAGACGGAGGCCCTTGAGACTTTTGATCGGATCCGCTCCGCCGTGGAGGACACGGAAGTCCCCGTGCTGGTCCAGGAGATGATCCGGGGAGAGCGGGAACTTGCCATGGGAATGACTAGGGATCCCCAGTTCGGTCCTTGCGTGATGTTCGGTCTTGGCGGGATTTTCACCGAGATCCTGAAAGACACATCCTTCCGGGTGGCACCCTTGGAGAGGCGGGACGCCATGGAGATGATGGAGGAGATCCGGGCTCATCGTATCCTTGGGGCGGTTCGCGGCATGGAGGCAGCGGACAGGGAAATACTGGCCGATGCGCTCATAGCCCTGGGGAAGATCGGACTTGAAAACGATGAAGTAAAGGAGATCGATGTCAATCCCATCATTCTCGCTGGACGACAACCCGTGGCCGTAGATGCCCTCGTGGTTTTGTGA